From Hemibagrus wyckioides isolate EC202008001 linkage group LG11, SWU_Hwy_1.0, whole genome shotgun sequence:
ggtttATGTTGCACATTTCCCAGGATTTTTTTGTAGCATGTTATAATTCCTGTACCAGTATTACAGAGCTTTATTTCTTCATCAAGGTCAAAATGAGAAAAGTAGAGATTTGTGATTTAGACTAAATGGAATGGTTTAATCAGATATAGCCCAAGGCATTTTTCTGTAATTACAGTCATAAATGTTTCTTAGTTACTCTCTAAGCGTCTGAGTTACTTGAATACACTACTGTACTGAATACTATCTTCATTCTCTGCAGTTTTATTCTGCTTCCCATCTTCCTCACTCAGttttcgtgtgtgtatgtgtgcagatCTTTGAAAATGAGCTGAAGGACCAGGAGCGGGAAGTTTGTTTCGTAGATATCGCTTACGATGAGATTCCAGAGCGCTACTACAAGGAGTCAGAGGTGAGTAGTCGATGGCGGGGATCGAACCCGGATCTCCGGCGTAAGCTCAATCACCCGCAATagcagatcagacccaaacGCCCCTGCGTGATTGAGCTTACAGTATCCAGTACATGCActtcttttatttaacaaaacaacactTAAACGTAACAGAAATAAACTATGACTaatgcattacagcacagtgaaaatctttcttcGCATATACCATCCTtgtcagagagcagggtcagccatgatacagcgcccctggagcagggtagattaggggccttgctcaagggcccaacagtggcagcttggcggtgctggggcttgaaccccgatcttccggtcaacgacccagagccttaaccacttgagctaccactgccccataaCCTCAGCAAAGCAGGACTATAACATAAAATCGTAGATAGCATGGCGTCCAGCCTCAAGGCACACATATTCCATTACATCAACACATAGCATAGTGACTGACACCGACCAAGACAGAAGGACAAACATATATAGAGCAACACATCAACAGGGTGAGAAAGCGGGAACACGCATTAGGAAAGGGTATGGCACCGCCCACGTAGGaataacacaaataaactaCTTGCCAGGACTTCCTAGGGGTCTGGCAAGGAACTGTCCCAATAACTCCTGACACTCTCTGAGGATgacacatgacatgacataatGCAGTGTTTAATTTGTGTGCTGGTGGAGACATGAGCATTTCCTGACATCcagaaaaaaaactaatataGCAGCCAGAGTTTATTTAACGGAGTCTCGGAGTCTGGAGATTTTGCACTCAGGCTTAAACGTTAGTTCAGACGAAACTTAATAGTACAAGTGAATGTAGACATGAAACATGGCTGACATTTTAAGTGAAGGCATTCAGCCTGAACCTTTCACAGACATGTGATCTCTCCGGGCTGTACATGTTGCTGTGTCGTGTTTTAGGGAAAGTGTAATGGTATCTGATTACATTGTTGTTTCTGCTAATTTCTTCTCTTAATGAAAGGTAATGATGCTTTAATGACAAACGATTGCTTAATGTATTTAGATATTAATATGCATTGCTTTATTCAAATCATATTGGTCACATAGACATTCTTACACAGTATGGCATGCAGTGAAGTGCTGGTCTGTGTTGTAGAGTCAAAATAAGAGTCAAAAAtgggatttaaaataaattaaaataggATTAGCTGTACAgaacagaggaaaaataaatagataaaatgttttaaaaaataaagcacaacACAATGCTTGATGATATATGGTGATATGAATACAGAATTAATAAagaatgtttattaataaagtgCATACGTGTGTGCTGTATTTAGTGCATAAAAATGCACTGTGTACATCAACAGtctgaaagacaaaaacaaCTAGATGAACACctatattatgtttttattttatttcttccacCTCGTAATGGGAAATTCCAATTTTGTCCAAAGTGCCACGCTCCTCCTCATCCAAAGAGCTGAGGAGGAATATTATTAAAGCTAGGAAGTAGCCTGTTGTAATATTCAGCACATACACCGTATGTCAAGTTAGTCGTCATTAAAAAGATGTCCATTTGCAGGATCTGCGCCTTTTTAAGTCGGAGAAGACGTCACGCGGCATGCTGCAGGAAGGCTGGCGGGACACGCAGGATCCCATCATGTGCTCCTACAAGCTCGTCAGCGTAAAGTTCGAGGTCTGGGGCCTGCAGACCCGCGTCGAGCAGTTCGTACACAAGGTACAAAACCCTTTCATGCTGTTCACTGGATaccatatatttatatataaaacatacataatattttattaaatagatCCAGTGCTGTTTATAGGTCTTAAATTGCCCTCATATTTTATTCAACACCTCATTTTAGTCTGTAAATGTAGAGCAATGGCATATTAACACGCACTAAAATGTCTCTGGTtgttaaatgataaatgataccATGCAATTATCTATGGATTCACCCTTTTTATTACTTCATTGtgcctttataaataaaaaggcGTTctgaatattcatttttaataaatcactGGTTTCAGAGCTTATTCTTTATTGGTACAGAACGGTTCTGCAAACCTGATTTCAAGAGAGATTTATATCAAAATCATTTCATTCATGCATCAGCAACAAAGggatttttaatcattattttctctctccctcctttttcttctcctgtccTTATCCTATAGGTGGTGAGGGATGTGCTGCTGCTGGGCCACAGACAGGCCTTTGCTTGGGTGGATGAGTGGATCGGTAAGTCTCAGGCAGGACTGCGTTCTACTAATCACGAATAAGGCTTTACAAACAGTTAAATATTTCAGTGTGAATAGCAGCTTGTTTCCGTGTTAGATCATGTGACATGAGGTAAGTGCTGAAGCTGAAATAAAATTGCCACTTTCAGTATATTCTAATATGAAATTTTCTATAATGttcctctttccttctctgATCTAAAAATGAGTAGTAACTTCCGCATGATACAAGATCCTCGGTTTGTCTCTGAAGATGTTTCACTTATCTTTTGGTTTGCATGGGAATGTTGCCCTTTATTTTCGCTGCTTTACACTTCCTGTCTGATGAACGTAAGGGATGGTAAATATGCACCTCTTCAGGTTTGCCATCGCTTTGCCCAGTTCTCATAGCCCTTTTCCACTTCCGATAAGCTAGATCCTCTCTCACCTAACATCCTCTCACCTCAATCACTGACTAACCGGCACCGAAATCCCTCCTGGCTCAGTCCTTCTGGTTCCACCTTTGACCTTGAAACCTAACCCTGTGACACCACCGTGACCCGCCCTCAGTGTTCCTAACTGAAGATGTCCGTGGTTTTTGCCCCCACCCTCCCCCTGCCTTTGCAGATATGGCTTTGGACGACGTTCGGGAGTACGAGAAGCAAATGCATGAGAAAACCAACATTAAAGTTTGCCATGAGCAGCAAGAGCATTCCACCAATTCATCTCCATCTCTGGATGGCTTAGGGATCCTAGACAAAGTCAGCGTAtgtgtggatttatttttaaataccttCTTCTTTAGCGAGATCCACCCTTAAGCCCTGATTCACATTTTCTGTATCAGCGAGTACACTGATTCACCTGAAATAGAATCCCAGACCCTCAcactttcatgaaaattcaGCTCCATAATCCAGCAGCCTTTAGACATCACTTCCCTCTGTTTAATGCAACTGATGTCGTTTTTAGTAGATGTTATTacaagtgtttattattatttcttttgctTGGCAAAAATTGCATCAGTGGTAAAAGTAGGATGGAAATGTGAAGACAATTGCAATCAagagaaacaacaacaataaaaagttAACCGTTTCaatgaaaatgtaatgtatAGATTTATTACATAAAATCTATACGTTCCACTCTATTGTATATTTGTTCCTCTATTTGAATacttgtttctttttatttttaaagacatgACAATGGATGAGGTGAGAGAGTTCGAGCGTAGGATCCAGGAGGCCACTAACCAGAAGATCGGCATGTTCCCTCCGTCCATTTCCATTGGTGAGACACCGCTCTCGTCTCTGGCCCCCACCGGCCCGGCCAGTGCTCCATCCACCCCGCTTTACACCGACGCCCCCGAGTTCCTCTCCGTCCCTAAAGAGCGACCTCGCAAGAAATCCGCCCCTGAAATGCTCACTCTGCCAGAACCCGGCCAGTCGGTGCCTGTTCCAGCCCCTAACCACGCCTCTCTCAGCCCTGAGTCCAACGAGACGGAGTGATTGGGT
This genomic window contains:
- the LOC131361397 gene encoding cytoplasmic phosphatidylinositol transfer protein 1-like, which encodes MLMKEYRICMPLTVEEYRIGQLYMISKHSHEQSERGEGVEVVQNEPFDDPTHGHGQFTEKRVYLNSKLPSWARAVVPRIFYVTEKAWNYYPYTITEYTCSFLPKFSIHIETKYEDNKGCNDHIFENELKDQEREVCFVDIAYDEIPERYYKESEDLRLFKSEKTSRGMLQEGWRDTQDPIMCSYKLVSVKFEVWGLQTRVEQFVHKVVRDVLLLGHRQAFAWVDEWIDMTMDEVREFERRIQEATNQKIGMFPPSISIGETPLSSLAPTGPASAPSTPLYTDAPEFLSVPKERPRKKSAPEMLTLPEPGQSVPVPAPNHASLSPESNETE